One genomic segment of Leptospira kirschneri serovar Cynopteri str. 3522 CT includes these proteins:
- a CDS encoding glycosyltransferase family 2 protein, with amino-acid sequence MAERPPLLSVVIPIYNEEKTIPELTKRLEILKNLLSSKHSFRKEDLEILFVNDGSRDESFGVLKKFCSQTQGYKLVNLSRNYGHQTAITAGIDTALGTSVAVMDGDLQDPPEFVCDLYSKLLEGYDVVYAKRKKRQGESWFKLLTAHIFYRILKGITRFDIPIDTGDFRIMSRRVTDVLSSMREQHRYIRGLISWIGFKQIGLEYEREERFEGSTKFSVAKMLKFALDGITSFSSAPLKLSSYLGFFTAFCGAIYALYVIYLKIFTSETITGWSSMMIVVLILGGIQLLALGMIGEYLSRVNDESKNRPLYVIEDVYSSDSQKRKTKKRKS; translated from the coding sequence ATGGCCGAAAGACCTCCTCTCCTTTCCGTAGTCATTCCAATCTACAACGAAGAAAAAACAATTCCGGAACTTACTAAAAGACTTGAGATCTTAAAAAATCTTTTATCATCTAAACATTCTTTTCGCAAAGAAGATCTAGAAATTCTTTTTGTAAACGACGGTTCGAGAGATGAAAGTTTCGGAGTTCTGAAAAAATTCTGCTCTCAAACACAAGGATATAAACTAGTCAATCTTTCCAGAAACTACGGCCACCAAACTGCGATTACTGCAGGAATCGACACCGCTTTAGGAACTTCCGTAGCAGTGATGGATGGAGATCTACAAGATCCCCCTGAATTTGTATGCGATCTATATTCTAAGTTACTCGAAGGATATGACGTAGTTTATGCAAAACGAAAAAAAAGACAGGGAGAATCTTGGTTTAAACTTTTAACCGCTCACATATTTTATAGAATCCTAAAGGGAATCACTCGGTTCGACATTCCGATCGATACGGGAGATTTCAGAATCATGAGCCGCAGGGTTACGGACGTTCTTTCTTCCATGAGGGAACAACACCGTTATATCCGAGGACTTATCTCTTGGATCGGATTCAAACAGATAGGACTTGAATACGAAAGAGAAGAACGTTTCGAAGGTAGCACCAAATTTTCCGTGGCTAAAATGCTCAAGTTCGCGTTAGACGGAATTACTTCCTTTTCCTCGGCACCCCTTAAACTTTCCTCGTATCTAGGTTTTTTTACCGCTTTTTGCGGAGCAATATACGCGTTATACGTCATTTATCTGAAAATTTTCACTTCCGAAACGATCACTGGTTGGAGTTCCATGATGATCGTAGTACTCATATTAGGTGGAATACAACTTCTCGCGTTAGGTATGATCGGCGAATATTTAAGTAGAGTAAACGACGAATCTAAAAACAGACCTTTATACGTGATCGAAGACGTCTATTCTTCCGATTCTCAAAAACGAAAGACTAAGAAGAGAAAATCCTAG